The Williamsia sp. DF01-3 genome has a window encoding:
- a CDS encoding ABC transporter ATP-binding protein has translation MSMESVARNTLYRSMNAPDLSKERRRENRRESMRRIVEFARPHRGKLAVFMVLSVVVAVLTVLTPVLAGRVVNNIVDGGAASTVVWLSILIAIIAVAEAGTGLVVSWLSSTIGEGLIYDLRRSVFDHVQKMPVAFFTRTRTGALVSRLNNDVIGAQRAFSDTLSGVVSNIVTLSLTLAVMISISWQVTLLALVLLPLFVIPARRMGKRMAALSREAAEYNSLMSTQMTERFSAPGATLIKLFGRPHQESNEFAWRADKVRDIGVRRSVAQSIFVTSLTLVSALALALVYGLGGYLAVNGHLNAGAVVSLALLLTRMYAPLTALANARVEIMSALVSFERVFEVLDLKPLIADKPDPTPVPEGPLSLSFDHVSFSYPSADKVSLASLEEVAVLDKRGGEEVIHDVSFTVPPGQMVALVGSSGAGKSTIAQLATRLYDVDSGAVRLGGNDVRDLESGELHRAIGLVTQDGHLFHDTVRSNLLLANPAADEQDIWDALRRARLDGLVASLADGLDTVVGERGYRLSGGERQRLTIARLLLAHPAVVILDEATAHLDSTSEAAVQEALAEALAGRTSVVIAHRLSTIRAADQILVLEDGHVIERGTHLDLLSRGGRYSELYRTQFADQTDQPADSSAQATPSLPPLGSDRA, from the coding sequence ATGAGTATGGAGTCGGTTGCCAGGAACACGCTGTACCGGTCGATGAACGCACCCGACCTGAGCAAGGAACGCAGACGCGAGAACCGCCGGGAATCGATGCGCCGGATCGTCGAGTTCGCGCGGCCGCACCGCGGCAAGTTGGCGGTGTTCATGGTGCTCAGCGTGGTGGTGGCCGTGCTCACCGTCCTCACTCCCGTCTTGGCCGGCCGCGTGGTCAACAACATCGTCGACGGCGGCGCAGCATCCACCGTGGTCTGGCTGTCGATTCTCATCGCCATCATCGCGGTCGCAGAAGCCGGCACCGGCCTGGTGGTCAGCTGGCTCTCGTCGACCATCGGCGAGGGTCTGATCTACGACCTACGCCGCTCGGTGTTCGACCACGTGCAGAAGATGCCCGTCGCCTTCTTCACCCGCACCCGCACCGGCGCTCTGGTCAGCAGGCTCAACAACGACGTCATCGGCGCACAGCGCGCCTTCTCCGACACGCTCTCGGGAGTGGTGTCGAACATCGTCACCTTGTCCCTGACCCTGGCCGTGATGATCTCGATCAGCTGGCAGGTCACCCTTCTCGCACTTGTCCTGCTACCACTGTTCGTGATCCCGGCCAGGCGGATGGGCAAACGCATGGCCGCACTGTCGCGGGAAGCGGCCGAATACAACTCTCTGATGTCGACCCAGATGACCGAACGCTTCTCCGCCCCGGGCGCCACCCTGATCAAGCTGTTCGGACGACCGCACCAGGAGTCGAACGAGTTCGCTTGGCGCGCAGACAAAGTGCGTGACATAGGAGTTCGACGGTCGGTGGCGCAGAGCATCTTCGTCACCTCCCTCACCCTCGTCTCCGCGCTGGCACTGGCCCTCGTCTACGGTCTGGGCGGCTACCTCGCGGTGAACGGGCATCTCAACGCCGGTGCCGTGGTATCACTGGCCTTGCTCCTCACCCGCATGTACGCACCGCTGACGGCGCTGGCCAACGCACGTGTCGAGATCATGAGCGCCCTGGTGAGTTTCGAGCGCGTCTTCGAGGTGCTCGATCTCAAGCCACTGATCGCCGACAAACCCGACCCCACGCCCGTACCCGAAGGCCCGCTGTCGCTGAGCTTCGATCACGTCAGCTTCAGCTACCCGTCCGCGGACAAGGTGTCGCTCGCGTCGCTCGAAGAGGTTGCGGTGCTGGACAAGCGGGGCGGCGAAGAGGTCATCCACGACGTGTCGTTCACCGTGCCACCCGGCCAGATGGTTGCGCTGGTGGGTAGTTCCGGAGCCGGTAAGTCGACCATCGCCCAACTGGCCACCAGGCTCTACGACGTGGACTCGGGCGCGGTTCGCCTCGGCGGTAACGACGTTCGGGATCTCGAGAGTGGAGAACTGCATCGAGCCATCGGATTGGTCACCCAGGACGGCCACCTGTTCCATGACACCGTGCGATCGAACCTGTTGCTGGCCAATCCCGCTGCCGACGAACAGGACATCTGGGACGCGCTGCGGCGGGCACGCCTCGACGGTCTGGTCGCGAGTCTGGCCGACGGCCTCGACACCGTGGTCGGCGAACGCGGCTACCGCCTGTCCGGTGGTGAGCGCCAGCGGCTGACCATCGCCCGCCTGCTGCTCGCCCATCCTGCCGTCGTGATCCTCGACGAGGCCACCGCCCACCTCGACTCCACGTCGGAAGCAGCAGTGCAAGAGGCGCTGGCCGAAGCGCTCGCCGGCCGCACATCGGTGGTGATCGCCCACCGCCTGTCGACCATCCGAGCGGCCGACCAGATCCTGGTGCTCGAAGACGGTCACGTCATCGAACGCGGCACCCACCTCGACCTGCTGTCGCGTGGCGGCCGCTACTCAGAGCTGTATCGAACACAGTTCGCCGACCAGACCGATCAACCTGCCGATTCGTCGGCTCAGGCCACGCCGTCTCTGCCACCGCTGGGCTCGGACCGGGCCTGA
- a CDS encoding DUF1206 domain-containing protein: MTDKSVSGAVDRATDSSAFERLARAGHVVSGLLHLLIAYIIFRLAFGSGGSADQSGALGTLAKNPGGKFVLWLAAVAFVAMALWRLAETIVGPHATEPGDGSDSQGKKDASALFDRLKALSLAVVYFAFAFSAVQFARGTGQSSGKQNAGLSARLMENGAGKTLLVVIGLIIIAVGAYHVYKGVTKNFLDDLKVSDGKVVTPLGVVGYTAKGLVLAGAGILVIVASVKSDPSKATGIDGAVKTLGDAPFGQFLLVLAAIGIAAYGVYSFAMARFSRM; this comes from the coding sequence ATGACCGACAAATCAGTATCCGGCGCCGTCGACCGGGCCACGGACAGCTCCGCCTTCGAACGCCTGGCGCGAGCCGGGCACGTCGTGAGCGGACTGCTGCATCTGCTGATCGCCTACATCATCTTCCGGCTGGCATTCGGTTCCGGTGGCAGCGCCGATCAGTCCGGCGCACTCGGAACCCTCGCAAAGAACCCGGGCGGCAAGTTCGTGTTATGGCTTGCAGCAGTGGCCTTCGTGGCCATGGCGTTGTGGCGTCTGGCCGAGACCATCGTCGGACCACACGCCACCGAGCCGGGTGATGGGAGCGATTCCCAAGGAAAGAAGGACGCGTCCGCGCTCTTCGACCGACTGAAGGCCCTGAGCCTGGCGGTCGTCTACTTTGCTTTCGCATTTTCGGCGGTTCAATTCGCCCGTGGCACAGGCCAATCGAGCGGTAAGCAGAACGCGGGCTTGTCAGCGCGCCTGATGGAGAACGGGGCGGGCAAGACGCTGCTCGTTGTCATCGGGCTGATCATCATCGCCGTCGGCGCGTACCACGTCTACAAAGGCGTGACGAAGAACTTCCTCGACGACCTGAAGGTCTCCGACGGCAAGGTTGTGACACCCCTCGGTGTGGTCGGGTACACCGCCAAGGGCCTGGTGCTGGCTGGCGCAGGGATCCTGGTGATCGTGGCATCGGTTAAGTCGGATCCGTCCAAGGCAACCGGCATCGACGGTGCGGTCAAGACGCTCGGAGACGCGCCCTTCGGTCAGTTCCTACTGGTGCTCGCCGCCATCGGCATCGCGGCCTACGGCGTCTACAGCTTCGCGATGGCCCGCTTCTCACGCATGTAA
- a CDS encoding LysR family transcriptional regulator: MLDAHRLRLFRAVVAAGSINGAAAALGYTPSAVSQHLAALQKETGLVLVEKRGRGIEPTMVGRTIAAEAGHVLERLADLESLVADLRSGRVGSLSVSYFASAGAAWIPPVIAAITNEFPRLRIDLRLIELVHDSSGEPDVEIFVEGAASTSLRGYDIERLLTEPYVVVLPENHPLAARDEVELSALRNERWVDNDVSRGPCRQAILDACSVAGFSPGFHIETHDYPTAISFVAAGVGVTVLPELGTGNLPPTVVARPLRNPTPTRTISVRTRDAVRDNPAVHRIMELLRERVGFPQAA; this comes from the coding sequence ATGCTCGACGCCCACCGCCTCCGCTTGTTCCGCGCAGTGGTCGCCGCCGGATCCATCAACGGCGCAGCTGCCGCGCTGGGCTACACACCGTCTGCCGTCAGCCAGCATCTGGCCGCCCTCCAGAAGGAGACCGGGCTGGTCCTGGTCGAAAAACGCGGTCGCGGGATCGAGCCGACCATGGTGGGCCGCACGATCGCCGCGGAGGCCGGCCACGTACTCGAACGCCTGGCCGACCTGGAATCGCTTGTCGCAGACCTGCGGTCGGGGCGGGTCGGAAGTCTGTCGGTGAGCTATTTCGCCTCCGCCGGGGCTGCCTGGATACCCCCGGTCATCGCCGCGATCACCAACGAGTTTCCCCGCCTCCGCATCGACTTACGTCTCATCGAACTGGTCCACGACAGCTCCGGCGAACCCGATGTGGAGATCTTCGTGGAGGGCGCCGCATCTACGTCGCTGCGCGGATACGACATCGAGCGGCTGCTCACCGAGCCCTACGTGGTGGTGCTCCCGGAAAACCACCCATTGGCGGCACGTGACGAGGTCGAGTTGTCGGCGTTGCGCAACGAGCGCTGGGTGGACAACGACGTGTCACGCGGCCCGTGCCGACAGGCGATTCTGGATGCCTGCTCGGTGGCGGGTTTCAGCCCGGGGTTTCACATCGAGACGCACGACTACCCGACGGCGATCAGCTTCGTCGCGGCAGGCGTGGGCGTCACGGTGCTGCCCGAATTGGGCACCGGGAACCTGCCGCCCACGGTGGTGGCACGACCGCTGCGGAATCCGACGCCGACGCGAACGATCTCGGTGCGTACCCGCGACGCCGTCCGCGACAACCCCGCCGTGCACCGGATCATGGAACTGCTGCGCGAACGCGTGGGGTTTCCTCAGGCGGCCTGA
- a CDS encoding DMT family transporter — translation MKVLSNNLAVVAAIVTVLLWSSSFVVIRFVGETLSPGAMAFTRLAAGAVVLVVIALRYRRPIPRGRALGLVIGYGLLWFAAYTVLLNWAEQHLDAGTAALLVNFAPILVAVFAGLFMGEGFPKPLVIGILIAFAGVLLIALGGSGGSHNDKLGIILGLITAVLYAAGVLMQKVALRTVDAVTATWVGCLAGLLATVPFAPQAIDELADASAGAITGVIFLGVGPTAIAFLTWAYALTRTDAGKMAATTLAVPAIAIGLSWLFLGEVPTPLGLVGGAMALTGVAISRRRPRATADVPEPVATS, via the coding sequence GTGAAGGTCTTGTCGAACAATCTCGCGGTGGTGGCCGCGATCGTGACGGTGCTGCTGTGGTCGTCGTCGTTTGTGGTCATCCGATTTGTCGGTGAGACGCTGTCGCCTGGTGCGATGGCGTTCACCCGCCTCGCTGCGGGCGCCGTGGTGCTTGTTGTCATTGCGCTGCGTTATCGCCGTCCGATTCCTCGCGGCCGAGCGCTGGGACTGGTGATCGGTTACGGCCTGCTCTGGTTTGCCGCGTACACCGTGCTGCTGAACTGGGCCGAGCAACACCTCGATGCCGGGACGGCCGCGCTGCTGGTCAATTTCGCGCCGATCCTGGTGGCGGTGTTCGCGGGTCTCTTCATGGGAGAAGGCTTCCCGAAACCACTGGTGATCGGAATCCTCATCGCCTTCGCGGGGGTGTTGCTCATTGCCCTTGGCGGTTCGGGCGGCAGCCACAACGACAAACTCGGCATCATCCTGGGACTGATCACCGCCGTGCTGTACGCGGCCGGCGTCTTGATGCAGAAGGTGGCGCTGCGCACCGTCGACGCCGTCACGGCAACGTGGGTTGGCTGCCTCGCCGGTCTGCTGGCCACGGTGCCGTTCGCGCCGCAGGCGATCGACGAACTCGCCGATGCCTCCGCAGGGGCCATCACAGGGGTCATCTTCCTGGGTGTGGGACCCACCGCGATCGCGTTCCTGACATGGGCGTATGCGCTGACCCGAACCGACGCGGGCAAGATGGCGGCCACAACTCTGGCCGTACCGGCGATTGCCATCGGCCTGTCCTGGCTCTTCCTCGGTGAGGTGCCCACCCCACTCGGCCTGGTCGGTGGCGCGATGGCCCTGACGGGTGTCGCGATCAGTCGGCGGCGCCCCCGGGCGACGGCCGATGTACCAGAACCGGTTGCCACCTCTTAA
- a CDS encoding TetR/AcrR family transcriptional regulator, giving the protein MDRERMVDAAIAVVERFGARALSLTSVARHAGVGRATAYRMFGGRDQLVQAIVEREVKRLGTLIAEWTASEPEPADKVRVLVLNVLDYIRNHEALQYILKNEPEEIITTIVARGPDRTSDVTIVDLIVANSVGNFANEPELEAALVPDAGRATEMMIRIIYSYMLIPRSALSDDDIADMVVRSTIR; this is encoded by the coding sequence ATGGATCGAGAGCGGATGGTCGACGCCGCCATCGCCGTCGTCGAACGGTTCGGTGCTCGCGCACTGAGCCTGACGTCGGTGGCGAGGCACGCGGGAGTGGGCCGGGCGACCGCTTACCGGATGTTCGGTGGCCGCGACCAGTTGGTGCAGGCGATCGTCGAACGCGAGGTGAAGAGGCTCGGTACCCTGATCGCCGAGTGGACCGCGTCCGAACCCGAGCCGGCAGACAAGGTTCGTGTCCTCGTGCTCAACGTGCTCGACTACATCCGCAATCACGAAGCGCTGCAGTACATCCTGAAGAACGAGCCGGAAGAGATCATCACCACGATCGTCGCCCGTGGTCCCGACCGCACCTCCGACGTCACCATCGTTGACCTCATCGTGGCGAACAGTGTCGGCAACTTCGCGAACGAGCCGGAACTCGAGGCTGCTCTGGTGCCGGATGCCGGCCGAGCCACTGAGATGATGATCCGAATCATATACTCTTACATGCTCATTCCACGCAGTGCGCTGTCCGACGATGACATCGCGGACATGGTGGTGCGTTCGACGATCCGGTGA
- the pta gene encoding phosphate acetyltransferase translates to MGASSSSSIYLASPEGDTGKSTVALGVLHLLAASGGRVGVFRPISRTKSDRRDYILELLIEHDSTDLSYEDCIGVTYEQVHADPEAALGEIVTRFHAVEERCDSVLVIGSDYTDIASPSELSFNARIAANLQTPMLLALKAADRTDAEVVGLAELCLHELEQNHAQAVALIANRCDPDRLDSVKDALQEATGLPTWTLPEDPVLIAPTVGELMEELGGELYSGDPELLSREAMHVMVGGMTIEHILERLTEGVAVIAPADRSDVLVSLVAANAAEGFPKLSGIILNGGIKPHPKIAALMEGLQSPLPLICCEQGTYETARAAAHARARMNINSVRKIDVALNLMEEHVDSVAMLEKLKLRIPEVVTPQMFEYQLIERARKIRKRIVLPEGGDDRILRAAGRLLRRQVADLTILGDERAVRDRAAELDVDLTGVDVIDPTSSELLDEFAEVYTELRKHKGMDLQRARSTVQDVSYFGTLMVQLGYADGMVSGAVHTTAHTIRPAFEIIKTAPGVSTVSSVFFMCLADHVLAYGDCAIVPDPTAEQLADIAISSAATSAQFGIEPRVAMLSYSTGESGSGADVDKVRTAAGLVRERAPELLVEGPIQYDAAVDPSVAKSKMPDSPVAGQATVLIFPDLNTGNNTYKAVQRSADAVAVGPVLQGLRKPINDLSRGALVSDIVNTVAITAIQAQGQSDE, encoded by the coding sequence ATGGGCGCTTCGTCATCGAGCAGCATCTATCTGGCCTCACCTGAAGGCGACACCGGCAAGTCGACAGTGGCGTTGGGGGTGTTGCACCTGCTGGCCGCCTCGGGCGGCCGGGTCGGGGTGTTCCGGCCGATCTCCAGAACCAAGTCCGACCGGCGTGACTACATCCTGGAGTTGCTGATCGAACACGATTCGACCGACCTGAGTTACGAGGATTGCATCGGCGTCACCTACGAGCAGGTACATGCCGACCCGGAAGCAGCGCTCGGGGAGATCGTCACCCGATTCCATGCGGTGGAGGAGCGATGCGATTCCGTACTGGTGATCGGGTCGGATTACACCGACATCGCCAGTCCATCCGAACTCAGCTTCAATGCCCGGATCGCCGCGAACCTGCAGACGCCGATGCTGTTGGCGCTCAAGGCAGCGGATCGCACCGACGCCGAGGTGGTCGGTCTTGCCGAGTTGTGTCTGCACGAGCTGGAGCAGAACCACGCTCAGGCGGTCGCGCTGATCGCCAACCGCTGTGACCCGGATCGCCTGGACTCGGTGAAGGACGCCCTGCAGGAGGCCACCGGACTGCCGACGTGGACGTTGCCGGAAGACCCGGTGCTGATCGCGCCGACGGTCGGGGAACTGATGGAAGAACTCGGCGGCGAGTTGTACAGCGGCGATCCCGAGCTGCTCAGCCGGGAGGCCATGCATGTGATGGTCGGCGGGATGACCATCGAGCACATCCTGGAACGACTCACCGAAGGCGTTGCCGTGATCGCGCCGGCCGACCGCTCCGATGTGCTGGTCTCGCTGGTGGCGGCCAACGCTGCGGAGGGGTTCCCCAAGCTCTCCGGCATCATCCTCAACGGTGGCATCAAGCCCCACCCGAAGATCGCTGCGTTGATGGAGGGATTGCAGTCGCCTCTGCCGCTCATCTGCTGTGAACAGGGAACCTACGAAACAGCAAGGGCCGCAGCCCATGCCCGCGCGAGGATGAACATCAACTCGGTCCGCAAGATCGACGTGGCGCTGAACCTGATGGAGGAGCACGTCGACTCCGTGGCGATGCTCGAGAAGCTGAAGTTGCGTATCCCCGAGGTCGTGACCCCTCAGATGTTCGAGTATCAACTGATCGAACGGGCGCGCAAGATCCGCAAGCGCATCGTGCTCCCGGAGGGCGGCGACGACCGCATCCTGCGCGCCGCCGGACGACTGCTCCGACGCCAGGTGGCCGATCTCACCATCCTCGGAGACGAACGGGCAGTGCGGGATAGGGCCGCCGAACTCGATGTCGACCTGACCGGTGTGGACGTGATCGACCCGACGTCGTCGGAACTACTCGACGAGTTCGCCGAGGTCTACACCGAGCTGCGCAAGCACAAGGGGATGGACCTGCAGCGCGCCCGCAGCACGGTGCAGGACGTCTCGTATTTCGGAACCCTGATGGTGCAACTGGGCTACGCCGACGGCATGGTGTCGGGCGCCGTGCACACCACCGCGCACACGATCCGGCCTGCGTTCGAGATCATCAAGACGGCGCCCGGTGTGTCGACGGTGTCGAGCGTGTTCTTCATGTGCCTCGCCGACCACGTTCTGGCGTACGGCGATTGCGCCATCGTCCCCGACCCCACCGCCGAGCAGCTGGCCGACATCGCCATCTCCTCTGCCGCCACATCTGCTCAGTTCGGCATCGAGCCGCGGGTGGCCATGTTGTCGTACTCCACCGGCGAATCGGGCAGCGGCGCAGACGTGGACAAGGTGCGCACAGCTGCCGGACTCGTCCGGGAACGAGCGCCGGAGTTGCTGGTGGAGGGACCTATCCAATACGACGCCGCAGTCGATCCCTCGGTGGCCAAGTCGAAGATGCCCGATTCACCGGTCGCCGGCCAGGCGACGGTGCTGATCTTCCCTGATCTGAACACCGGCAACAACACCTATAAAGCCGTGCAGCGCAGTGCCGATGCGGTGGCCGTCGGTCCCGTGTTGCAAGGCCTGCGCAAACCCATCAACGACCTGTCGCGCGGGGCTCTCGTGTCCGACATCGTCAACACCGTCGCGATCACCGCGATCCAAGCCCAGGGGCAATCAGATGAGTGA
- a CDS encoding acetate kinase, with protein MSDAGSVDTVFVLNAGSSSLKYQLVQPESGTVVAHGVVERIGESEAKVVLVRGDDTKEFIGEIADHRAGLAKALELSRVQDRDLTSEGITAVGHRVVHGGPKFYKPTVIDDDVIEAINELEDLAPLHNPVNVLGIEAIRELLPDVPSVAVFDTAFFHGLPDHVATYAIDRELAKKHDIRRYGFHGTSHEYVSGVTAEFLGADRESLNQIVLHLGNGASASAIEGGRPVETSMGLTPLEGLVMGTRSGDVDPGVVMYLRRSADMDVDQIDTMLNRKAGLKGLGGENDFRALTEKVEEGDADATLAYKVYVHRLRKYIGAYMVTLGRTDAIVFTAGVGENAPKLRADSLAGLESFGIQIDPERNAARSREPRIISTDDSAVTVLVVPTNEELAIARQSVAALQG; from the coding sequence ATGAGTGATGCAGGATCTGTCGACACCGTTTTCGTACTGAACGCCGGATCGTCATCGCTGAAATACCAGCTGGTGCAACCGGAATCAGGAACTGTGGTCGCGCACGGTGTGGTGGAACGCATCGGTGAATCCGAGGCGAAGGTCGTACTCGTCCGGGGTGATGACACCAAAGAGTTCATCGGAGAGATCGCCGATCACAGGGCCGGGCTGGCGAAAGCGCTGGAGCTGTCGAGGGTGCAAGATCGTGATCTGACGTCCGAAGGCATCACCGCCGTCGGCCACCGGGTCGTCCACGGCGGACCGAAGTTCTACAAACCGACCGTCATCGACGACGACGTGATCGAGGCCATCAACGAACTCGAAGACTTGGCGCCACTGCACAACCCGGTCAATGTGCTCGGCATCGAGGCGATCCGGGAGCTGCTCCCGGATGTCCCGTCCGTGGCGGTGTTCGACACCGCCTTCTTCCACGGCTTACCCGACCATGTCGCCACATATGCGATCGACCGCGAGTTGGCGAAGAAGCACGACATCCGGAGATATGGTTTTCACGGCACCTCGCACGAGTACGTGTCGGGCGTGACCGCCGAGTTCCTCGGTGCCGATCGCGAAAGTCTGAATCAGATTGTGCTGCACCTCGGTAACGGCGCGTCGGCGTCGGCGATCGAGGGTGGTCGCCCGGTGGAGACGTCGATGGGTCTGACCCCGCTCGAGGGCTTGGTGATGGGCACACGTAGCGGTGATGTGGACCCAGGCGTGGTGATGTATCTGCGACGCTCGGCGGACATGGACGTCGACCAGATCGACACGATGTTGAACCGTAAGGCCGGGCTGAAAGGTCTCGGTGGGGAGAACGACTTCCGTGCTCTCACGGAGAAGGTCGAGGAAGGCGACGCCGACGCCACGCTGGCCTACAAGGTGTATGTTCACCGGCTACGCAAGTACATCGGCGCCTACATGGTGACTCTGGGCCGTACCGACGCGATCGTCTTCACGGCGGGGGTCGGCGAGAACGCGCCGAAGTTGAGGGCCGACAGTCTCGCGGGTCTGGAGAGCTTCGGCATCCAGATCGACCCAGAACGCAACGCGGCCCGAAGCCGTGAACCACGGATCATCTCGACCGACGACTCCGCTGTCACCGTACTGGTGGTGCCGACCAACGAAGAACTCGCGATCGCGAGGCAGTCGGTGGCGGCGCTGCAGGGTTGA
- a CDS encoding serine/threonine-protein kinase — translation MEDLDIGTQAVPMEMAFTEQTERTQHDDRPGRPANPVLSAQTPMVPTSRSSRSRRRMGGGLVDVPRVYDIEPADAVMDHAVVAEGKRNCWKCGRPVGRQSGPGAGPLTGICNHCGARYSFVPGLAKGTMVADQYEISGAIAYGGLGWIYLAIDRNVSDRPVVLKGLLNSKDAQAQAVALAERQFLASVSHPGIVKIYNFVEHVDPVGNTFGYIVMEYVGGSTLKDITAVDGECGPGRKLLTPEQAIAYLLEVLPAVTYLHSVGLVYNDIKPENIMVGSEDVKLIDLGAVSPINGYGHLYGTPGFQAPEIVKTGPQIATDIYSLGRTLAVLTVDMPMEKGRYLDGLPDPSEAKVFADNPSFHRLLQRATHPDPAKRFASADEMAGQLLNVLRELVAAHSGVPRPGLSTVFSPQRTTFGTEMMLAPVDGILEPVRAQIKLDTTDVVAALPVPLVDQSDPAAGLLNSTALSEPTQTLDSIRSAREGGLSSVIGTDPSDDHPSREIDLIEARAYLELGDAQTALDLLNQATEHHGKSWRTEWFLGLCALLMNDVEVAHARFNDVLAAMPGEVAPKLAVAATAELMNNHDVALQHYRTLWQTDRAIVTAAFGLARMRFAGGDIEGAVKALDDVPPTSRHYNAASCTAILTLVHGRDPAEVTEEQLREAARRLDAMSDTEPRKQRLVILVLGIAIGWIHRRPDQSPTDASERGDILGYPFNDHGLRVGCEQSLRRLARGTMNRTQRFLLVDLANFIRPHTLF, via the coding sequence ATGGAGGACCTGGACATCGGAACGCAAGCCGTTCCGATGGAGATGGCCTTCACCGAACAGACCGAACGGACCCAGCACGACGATCGGCCCGGCCGGCCCGCCAACCCGGTGCTGTCCGCGCAGACGCCCATGGTCCCCACCAGCCGCAGCTCGCGCAGTCGCCGCCGGATGGGCGGCGGCCTGGTCGATGTCCCTCGCGTCTACGACATCGAACCCGCTGACGCGGTCATGGACCACGCGGTGGTGGCCGAGGGCAAGCGCAACTGCTGGAAGTGCGGACGGCCCGTCGGCCGTCAGTCAGGGCCGGGAGCCGGACCACTCACCGGGATCTGCAACCACTGCGGGGCACGCTATTCGTTTGTGCCTGGCCTGGCCAAGGGCACGATGGTCGCCGACCAGTACGAGATCTCAGGCGCCATCGCCTATGGCGGCCTGGGCTGGATCTACCTCGCCATCGACCGCAATGTGTCCGACCGTCCCGTTGTGCTCAAGGGCCTGCTGAACTCGAAAGATGCACAGGCACAAGCAGTTGCACTGGCCGAGCGACAGTTCCTCGCGTCGGTGTCACACCCCGGCATCGTCAAGATCTACAACTTCGTCGAGCACGTCGATCCCGTGGGCAACACCTTCGGGTACATCGTGATGGAGTACGTGGGCGGCAGCACGCTCAAGGACATCACGGCCGTTGACGGCGAATGTGGGCCCGGCCGTAAGCTTCTCACTCCCGAACAGGCGATCGCGTATCTCCTCGAGGTGCTGCCCGCGGTGACCTATCTCCACTCGGTAGGGCTGGTGTACAACGACATCAAGCCCGAGAACATCATGGTCGGCAGCGAGGATGTGAAGCTGATCGACCTCGGGGCCGTCTCCCCCATCAACGGTTACGGCCATCTCTACGGAACACCTGGCTTCCAGGCCCCGGAGATCGTCAAGACCGGCCCCCAGATCGCCACCGACATCTACAGCCTGGGCCGCACCCTTGCCGTCCTGACAGTCGACATGCCGATGGAGAAGGGCCGCTACCTCGACGGTCTGCCGGATCCATCCGAGGCGAAGGTGTTCGCCGACAACCCCTCGTTCCATCGGTTGCTGCAGCGCGCAACCCATCCCGATCCAGCCAAACGTTTCGCCAGTGCCGACGAGATGGCAGGTCAGCTGCTCAACGTGCTCCGGGAGTTGGTCGCGGCGCATTCCGGTGTGCCACGACCCGGACTGTCCACGGTCTTCAGTCCACAGCGCACCACGTTCGGCACCGAGATGATGCTCGCGCCCGTGGACGGAATCCTCGAACCCGTCCGTGCACAGATCAAGCTCGACACCACCGATGTCGTCGCCGCCCTTCCAGTGCCGCTGGTCGATCAGTCGGATCCGGCTGCCGGACTGCTCAATTCGACTGCGCTGTCCGAACCCACCCAGACGCTCGATTCGATCCGCAGTGCCCGAGAGGGTGGACTGTCATCGGTGATCGGCACCGACCCCTCCGATGACCACCCGTCCCGAGAGATCGACCTGATCGAAGCACGTGCCTATCTCGAACTCGGGGACGCACAGACCGCTCTCGACCTGCTCAACCAGGCCACGGAGCATCACGGGAAGTCCTGGCGCACAGAGTGGTTCCTGGGGTTGTGCGCGTTGCTGATGAACGATGTGGAGGTGGCGCACGCACGGTTCAACGACGTGCTGGCCGCCATGCCCGGCGAAGTGGCGCCCAAGCTCGCGGTGGCGGCGACCGCGGAGCTGATGAACAACCATGACGTTGCGCTGCAGCACTATCGGACGCTGTGGCAGACCGACCGCGCGATCGTCACCGCAGCTTTCGGGCTCGCTCGCATGCGGTTTGCCGGCGGTGACATCGAAGGCGCGGTCAAGGCACTCGACGACGTCCCGCCGACAAGCCGCCACTACAACGCCGCGAGTTGCACGGCAATCCTCACCCTCGTCCACGGCCGAGATCCCGCCGAGGTCACCGAAGAACAGCTGCGCGAAGCGGCCCGCCGACTGGACGCCATGTCCGACACCGAACCTCGCAAACAACGTCTGGTGATCCTGGTCCTCGGCATTGCGATCGGCTGGATCCATCGCCGGCCCGACCAGTCACCCACGGATGCATCTGAACGCGGCGACATCCTGGGCTACCCGTTCAACGACCACGGCCTGCGTGTGGGCTGCGAGCAATCACTGCGACGACTGGCGCGGGGCACGATGAACCGAACCCAACGCTTCTTGCTGGTCGATCTCGCCAACTTCATCCGGCCGCATACGTTGTTCTGA